A segment of the Streptomyces diastaticus subsp. diastaticus genome:
CGTCCAGCCCGCGGAGAGTTCGGTGTCGTAGACGCCGGGGGCGCGGAGGGTGACGGCCGTGTCGCGGTCGAATTCGCTGTCACCGATGGTTGCCTGTGCTGCCTGAGCCATGCCGGCCACGCTACACGGGCAAGCTACTGAGCGGTAGCTTTCCGGTGTGACATCTGTGTGACGCGCACCGGCCCAGGCCGGGACACGCCACGGCGCCCGCCGCGGCCGAGGTGGCCGTGGCGGGCGCCGGGTGCCGTGGTGCGGGGCGGGGCTCAGATGCCGCAGCTGGGGGCCGACCAGAAGCGGCCGCCGCCACCCGCGACGTGGGTGTGGTCGTCGTGGCCGGGGTAGCCCGGGCCGAGGATCTCGGTGAAGCCGTGGTTCCGGGCGGCCTTGGCCAGCGCGCAGAAGCCCTGCGACCCGGCACCCAGGTCGGCCGCGTGGCCGTACAGGTGCCGGCTGTTGGTGGCGCCGCCGACGTTGCTGTTGCAGGTGACGCTGCGGAAGCCGCCGTTCACGGTGATCGGCTTGTCGCCCATGGCGTGCCGCATGGCCTGGAGCTTCCACATGGTGACCAGGGCGTTGGCGCGTGCGGTGGCGGCGGAGACCTTGCCGCCGGACCAGTCCGAGTTGCAGCGGTTCAGCTCGGCGTAGGTGAAGTTCACGGGCGTGCAGTCGTCGTCCTGCAGCTGGTAGATCTTGCTGAAGGTCGCGGGCCCGGCGACGCCGTCGGCGGCGAGGCCGTAGGCGGACTGGAAGCGCTGCACGGCCGCCTTGGTGGCGGGCCCGAACTGCCCGTCGATGGCGATCTGGCTGCCGGTACCCGGGTACCCGGCGACGCGGATCTGGAGCTGGCGCACCGCTTCGCCGGAGGAGCCCTCGCTGAGGGTGCCGCTCCAGGTGTAGCAGCCGTCTGCGGCACCGACGTCCTTGGCGGCGGGGGCCGTCGCGGTGGGGGCGGCGACGGCGGAGACGGGGGCGAACGCGAGACCGGCCCCCATGAGGGCCGACAGCAGAAGTCTGATGGGGCGTGAGCGCATGTGGGGGGCCACCTCTTCTTGATCCGTGGTGCCGGACAGGCCCCTGAGACTGGCCGCGGCCCGCCCGATTGTCAAGAACTCGTCAAATCCTTGGGCCCGGCCCCCGTCCCCCGGGCCCACGCCGGGCCCATCAGGTCGTGGCCTCGTCCACCTCCACCCCGGAGGAGCGCCGGTTCCAGGCGCGCGGTGCCCGCCAGTGGTAGCGCATCGCCAGCAGCCGCAGCGCGAAGGCGGTGAGCGCCGCCACCCCGGCGGTGAACGGGTTGAGCGCGTCGAACCGGATGCACAGCACCACCATGGCCGCACCGACCATGGCCGGGACGGCGTACAGGTCACGGTCCCAGCGCAGCAGGGAGGGCACCTCGTTGGCGAGTACGTCGCGCAGGACTCCCCCGCCGACCGCCGTGGCCAGCCCCAGCGCGGCCGAGGCGGTCAGCCCGAGCCCGTAGGTGTAGGCCTTGGTGGTGCCGATGACGCAGAACAGGCCGAGCCCGGCCGCGTCGAAGACGTTGACCGCGCTCTGGATGCGCTCGACGTGCGGGTGGAGGAAGAAGACCAGCAGCGCGGCGCCGAGCGGGGTGATGAAGTACCCGAGGTCGGTGAAGGCCGCCGGGGGCAGCGCCCCGATGACCACGTCGCGGAAGAGTCCGCCGCCGAGCGCCGTGACCTCGGCCAGCATCGCGATGCCGAAGATGTCGAAGTTCTTCCGGACGGCGAGCAGCGCACCGGAGATCGCGAAGACGAAGATCCCCATGAGGTCGAGGGTGTGCTGGACGGTCGGGGTGAAGAATTGCTGGAACACCCTGTATTTCTACTGGGTCCCCCGCCGGCGCGGCGGACCCGGTCGCGCGAGAGCGCGTGGCGCCCGCCTCCGCTCGCGGGAGCGGTGACGGGCGCCACGGGCACACGGGCGCGGCGGGACTACTCGGCCGCAGCCTCGACGACCCGGTCGGTCATCTCCTCGCGGGTGGCCGGGACCACCGAGGCGGCGGTGCGCTCCACGGTCCCGGCGGCGATCTCGGCCGCGAAGTGGCAGGCCACCTTGTGGCCGCCGCCCACGTCCTTCAGCACCGGTCGCTCGGTGGCGCAGAGGGTGTCCTGCGCCCACGGGCAGCGGGTGTGGAAACGGCAGCCCGCCGGCGGGTTGGCGGGCGAGGGCAGGTCGCCGGTGAGCAGGATGCGCTCGCGGCGGTCCTCCACCTCCGGGTCGGGCACCGGCACGGCCGACATGAGGGCCTTGGTGTACGGGTGCCTCGGCTCGGCGTAGAGGGCGTCGCTGGGTGCCTCCTCGACCAGGGAGCCGAGGTACATCACGCCGATGACGTCCGAGATGTGCCGGACCACCGCGAGGTCGTGGGCGATCACCAGGTAGGTGAGGCCCAGCGACTCCTGGAGTTCCTCCAGCAGGTTGATGACCTGCGCCTGGATGGAGACGTCCAGCGCCGAGACGGGCTCGTCGCAGATGATCACGTCGGGCTCCAGGACCAGCGCGCGGGCGATGCCGATGCGCTGGCGCTGGCCGCCGGAGAACTCGTGCGGGTAGCGCGAGAGGGCGTTGGCCGGGAGCCCCACCTTGGTCAGGATGTCCCGGATCTTCTCGCGCCGCTCCTCGCGGGTGCCGCCGATGCCGTGCGCGGCCATGCCCTCGGAGAGGATCGACTCGATGTTCTGCCGGGGGTTGAGGCTGCCCAGCGGGTCCTGGAAGACCATCTGGAGACGGCGGCGGAAGGTCCGCATCTCCTTGGCCGGCAGCTTCGCGAGGTCGGTGCCGTCGAAGTTGACCGAGCCGTCGGTGATCTCGACCAGCCGCAGCACGGAGCGGC
Coding sequences within it:
- a CDS encoding D-Ala-D-Ala carboxypeptidase family metallohydrolase; translation: MRSRPIRLLLSALMGAGLAFAPVSAVAAPTATAPAAKDVGAADGCYTWSGTLSEGSSGEAVRQLQIRVAGYPGTGSQIAIDGQFGPATKAAVQRFQSAYGLAADGVAGPATFSKIYQLQDDDCTPVNFTYAELNRCNSDWSGGKVSAATARANALVTMWKLQAMRHAMGDKPITVNGGFRSVTCNSNVGGATNSRHLYGHAADLGAGSQGFCALAKAARNHGFTEILGPGYPGHDDHTHVAGGGGRFWSAPSCGI
- a CDS encoding trimeric intracellular cation channel family protein; this encodes MGIFVFAISGALLAVRKNFDIFGIAMLAEVTALGGGLFRDVVIGALPPAAFTDLGYFITPLGAALLVFFLHPHVERIQSAVNVFDAAGLGLFCVIGTTKAYTYGLGLTASAALGLATAVGGGVLRDVLANEVPSLLRWDRDLYAVPAMVGAAMVVLCIRFDALNPFTAGVAALTAFALRLLAMRYHWRAPRAWNRRSSGVEVDEATT
- a CDS encoding ABC transporter ATP-binding protein codes for the protein MSLLELDDVKVHFPVKKGLVFDRTVGHVYAVDGVSLQVEEGQTYGLVGESGCGKTTLGRSVLRLVEITDGSVNFDGTDLAKLPAKEMRTFRRRLQMVFQDPLGSLNPRQNIESILSEGMAAHGIGGTREERREKIRDILTKVGLPANALSRYPHEFSGGQRQRIGIARALVLEPDVIICDEPVSALDVSIQAQVINLLEELQESLGLTYLVIAHDLAVVRHISDVIGVMYLGSLVEEAPSDALYAEPRHPYTKALMSAVPVPDPEVEDRRERILLTGDLPSPANPPAGCRFHTRCPWAQDTLCATERPVLKDVGGGHKVACHFAAEIAAGTVERTAASVVPATREEMTDRVVEAAAE